In the genome of Drosophila subpulchrella strain 33 F10 #4 breed RU33 chromosome 2L, RU_Dsub_v1.1 Primary Assembly, whole genome shotgun sequence, one region contains:
- the LOC119547874 gene encoding uncharacterized protein LOC119547874 has product MDDCLPGPSRKYLCKMEKVKTLDPIPSCPEFPRPRGPMRRISPDNDEPAYDDYDDDDDEIEVPRVRRVKRTVKNNKLVIPKGRKRPNTKVAVKKKRAAATKKTGQGKTVDIPGSDKKQSTEDPKPEGSNSWLFWKRWFCNDP; this is encoded by the coding sequence ATGGATGATTGCCTACCTGGACCATCAAGAAAATATCTATGCAAAATGGAGAAAGTGAAGACGCTCGATCCCATTCCGAGCTGCCCAGAATTCCCCAGACCTAGGGGTCCAATGCGAAGGATTAGCCCGGACAATGATGAGCCTGCTTATGATGActatgatgatgatgatgatgagatCGAAGTCCCCAGAGTGCGTAGGGTCAAGCGCACGGTGAAGAACAACAAGCTCGTAATACCCAAGGGCAGGAAGCGTCCCAACACCAAGGTCGCTGTGAAGAAGAAGCGTGCTGCAGCCACCAAGAAAACTGGTCAAGGGAAGACCGTTGACATCCCAGGGTCCGATAAGAAACAATCCACCGAAGATCCAAAGCCCGAAGGTAGTAACAGCTGGCTCTTCTGGAAGAGGTGGTTCTGCAACGATCCTTAA
- the LOC119547873 gene encoding neural cell adhesion molecule 2, with product MRLIGFILNLAALTAVAWANHHESLSLSPAEHSVVRYTNESLIVQCRSPDPKVVLHWKSPKGEIIREHKGRIHIEQTSAEQLKIVFAHIALADKGNWSCEAADGSLHSKSFDLIVYQKITFTENATVMTVKEGEKATILCEVKGEPQPNVTWHFNGQPISAGAADDSKFRILADGLLINKVTQNDTGEYACRAYQVNSIASDMQERTVLMKIEHKPTWSKTPFVSLKYAYINGTATLMCEALAEPPANFTWYRKHNKLHSNNRTYTIETDSYWSRLTIHVLNTSAFDNYRCRAKNDLGYIERITRLEQGDKPPAPSNFELRGFNSNTFDVVLSAPRGPPDSPMGVNGFRIEYMTEMEFKSEAGKWTNARRKDYPFEEGATFLLTNLEPDTNYLVRAASRNLAGFSDFTRVEKYKTLSLEPRASSGIPRPIALLLGLLTLMGLMRPNHG from the exons CTGTCGCCTGGGCCAATCACCATGAGAGTCTGTCCCTCAGTCCGGCGGAGCACAGCGTGGTGCGGTATACAAACGAGTCCCTCATCGTCCAGTGCCGTAGTCCCGATCCAAAAGTGGTGCTGCATTGGAAATCGCCAAAAGGCGAAATTATACGCGAGCACAAAGGACGCATTCACATTGAGCAAACATCGGCAG AACAATTGAAAATCGTTTTCGCCCACATCGCACTGGCCGACAAGGGCAATTGGTCCTGTGAAGCTGCTGATGGAAGTCTGCATAGTAAATCCTTCGATTTGATTGTGTACC AGAAAATTACATTCACGGAAAACGCCACCGTGATGACGGTAAAGGAGGGCGAGAAGGCCACCATTCTGTGCGAGGTGAAGGGCGAGCCCCAGCCGAATGTCACCTGGCACTTCAATGGACAGCCCATCAGTGCCGGCG CGGCCGACGACTCCAAGTTCCGCATCCTGGCCGATGGTTTGCTCATCAACAAGGTAACACAGAATGACACCGGCGAGTACGCGTGCCGGGCATACCAAGTCAACTCGATTGCTTCCGATATGCAGGAGCGCACCGTTTTGATGAAAATCGAAC ACAAGCCCACTTGGTCCAAGACGCCCTTTGTGAGCCTTAAGTACGCGTATATCAATGGCACTGCTACGCTTATGTGCGAGGCCCTGGCTGAACCGCCCGCCAACTTCACCTGGTACCGCAAACACAACAAGCTGCACAGCAACAACAGGACCTATACCATCGAGACGGACAGCTACTGGTCCCGCCTCACCATCCACGTGCTGAACACCAGCGCCTTCGATAATTACAGGTGTCGTGCCAAGAACGACCTGGGCTACATCGAGAGGATCACGCGACTGGAGCAGGGCGACAAGCCACCGGCTCCGTCCAACTTTGAGCTGCGCGGCTTCAATTCGAACACCTTCGACGTGGTCCTGAGTGCTCCTCGGGGTCCTCCGGACAGTCCCATGGGGGTCAATGGGTTCCGCATCGAGTACATGACCGAAATGGAGTTCAAGTCGGAGGCGGGCAAGTGGACCAATGCCAGGCGGAAGGACTATCCCTTTGAAGAGG GTGCAACTTTCCTTCTTACGAATTTAGAACCAGATACAAACTACCTGGTGAGAGCAGCATCTCGAAACCTGGCCGGCTTCAGTGACTTCACCAGGGTGGAGAAGTATAAGACCCTGTCTCTTGAGCCTCGTGCCTCTTCGGGGATCCCCAGGCCCATTGCCCTTCTCTTGGGTCTTTTAACACTAATGGGCCTTATGCGGCCGAACCACGGATGA